CACAACACCGCCCTGCTGGATGAGTGCTTCGATAAGCTGGGCCAGTGGATCGTGAGCTGTCACGCGAAGGATTTAGCCTGGGACGTGGAAATGAATGTTCATTTCCGCGAGGTGGCACCCGGGCGAGGCTCGCTGGACTACGTGACTTTCCTGAAGCGCCTGGCGGCGCTGCCGCAGGGTCCGCCCCTAATGCTCGAGCACCTCAAAACGGCGGAGGAGTACGCCGGCGCGCGGGAACATATTTTCGAGGTGGGAGGCAAGGCCGGACTGAACTTTGGCTGAGCGGCCGGCAGCAAGGCCCAGCCGCCCATCGCGGTCCAGCACCTATGAAATCAACCACTCGCGCCCGGCAGACGAGCGCCGCAGCATTGAATTCGGTCTTCGCGGCCCTTCTGCTGACCAGTCTGAAGGTCGTGGTTGGCCTATTGAGCGGCAGCTTGGGGATTCTGGCGGAGGCGGCTCACTCGGGTCTCGATTTGGTGACGGCACTGGTTACCCTGGTGGCGGTGCGGGCGGCCAGCAAGCCCCCCGATCAGGACCATACTTACGGGCATGGGAAGGTGGAAAACCTCTCGGCCCTGGCCGAGACACTCCTGCTGCTGGGAACCTGTGCCTGGATCATCCGCGAGTCATTGTTGCGGCTGACTGCAAAGCCCGCGCAGGTGGACGCGTCCATCTGGGCCTTCGCGATCATGGCTATCTCGATCGCGGTGGATGTGTCGCGTTCCCGGATGTTGTACCGGGTGGCCGCCAAGCACTGCAGCCAAGCCCTCGAAGCTGACGCGCTGCATTTCAGGACCGACATCTGGAGCTCGGCGGTGGTGATTATCGGCCTGCTGGGAGTCAAGCTCGCAAGCTGGTATCCGGGCTTGGGCTTCCTCTTGAATGCGGACGCCGTCGCGGCATTGGTGGTCGCGGGAATTGTGGTGGTGGTGAGCGGCCGGCTGGGGATGCGCACGATCCAGGCGCTCCTCGACAGTTCTCCACCCGGGGTGGGTGAGCAAATCAAGACAGCCGTGGCGAAGATGGACGGTGTGATCGATTGCCACGCGGTTAGGCTTCGCCATTCGGGGCCGTACTACTTCGTGGATTTGCACATTACCGTGGATGGCGAGCAGTCGCTGCGCTCCGCGCACGAGCTGACCGAGCGCGTGGAGCGCGCGGTGGAGACGATTTTGCCCGGAGCGGACGTGACGGTGCACCCGGAACCGGCGCCGGTGGAGACGAAATCGCCGCCGGCGGATCAAAGCGGTAGCGCGGCGGGCTGATCAGGAAGAGGGCGCCGGCCTAGGAGCTTCCTGGTCTCCAACCTCAACGATTGAGGCTTCGCGCTTGAGATAGTTCAGTACAATCGGGGCGAGGATCATCCCCGGCACCCCCATGAGCCTCTCACCGACGATCAAGGCGAGCAAGGTCAGCCAGAATGGGTTGCGGATTCGATGACCGATGATCTTGCTATTGAGGAAATACTCCAGTTTGTGGATGAGCACCAGGAACGTCAGGGCTATGAGGGCAATTTGGGGGGAAACTGTGAAACCGATGGCGACTATAATTGTGTTGCTGATCAAATTACCCACGATGGGCAGCAGCCCGCACAGAAACGTCACCCCGATTACTACCACCGCGTAGGGCAACTGCACTGCCAGGGCAAATATGCCGGTGAACACCGTGTTGACGGCCGAAATGAGGATTTGTGCTCCCATGACGGTGGCGAAGCTCCGGTAGAAAGTGGTGAACCGCACGGCAATGTGGTCGCAGCACAG
The sequence above is drawn from the Candidatus Paceibacterota bacterium genome and encodes:
- a CDS encoding cation diffusion facilitator family transporter; this encodes MKSTTRARQTSAAALNSVFAALLLTSLKVVVGLLSGSLGILAEAAHSGLDLVTALVTLVAVRAASKPPDQDHTYGHGKVENLSALAETLLLLGTCAWIIRESLLRLTAKPAQVDASIWAFAIMAISIAVDVSRSRMLYRVAAKHCSQALEADALHFRTDIWSSAVVIIGLLGVKLASWYPGLGFLLNADAVAALVVAGIVVVVSGRLGMRTIQALLDSSPPGVGEQIKTAVAKMDGVIDCHAVRLRHSGPYYFVDLHITVDGEQSLRSAHELTERVERAVETILPGADVTVHPEPAPVETKSPPADQSGSAAG